The Microlunatus soli genome contains the following window.
CGAGGGATCACGATGGGAACTCGAGCTACCCGACGATCCCGGTGATCTGGTCCACACCATCGCCCCACCGCTGACCGGTGTGCGGCAGGCAGTCGACCGGATCACATCAACGCAGATGTGGCAGTTGTCCGATACCGAGCTGCTGGAACGACTGGACCAGCTCGGTGGGGTCGCTGACCGGCTCCGCGGCGAACAATTGCGCGTGATCGCCGAAACCCAGCGCCGCCGGATCTGTGAAGACCAACAAGGCTGGACCGTCGCCGACCGGATCACCGACACCAACCGACTCCGCCCCCGCCAAGGCCGGGCCCTGGTCCGGCTGGCCGAACAACTGGAACGGTTCCCATTGATCGCCGCCGCCATCGACTCGGCAGACCTGACGGTAGAACAAGCCACCGCGATCTGCACCAGTCTGAAGAACCTCCCCGCTACCGCCGACCCGGTCGAGGTCGAAGGGTTACAGGTCGAGTTGATCATCCGCGCCGCCGAATTCCCCGCCGATGCGTTGCGCCGGCTGACGAACCGTCTGATCGAACAGCTCGAACCCGACACCGTGGACGAACGACTCGACGCCCAGTTGGAGGCCGAGGAACGCCGGGCCCGACGCGACCGGTATTTGACCTGGCGGCATGGTGCACACGGATCGATCAATTTCCACGGCCGATTGCCCGCGGTTGCCGGGGAAGCGTTCATCGGTCAGCTCGATGCCTACGAGAAACAGGCCCTAGCCAAAGGCCTTGATCACCGGATCGACCCGGACACCGAGGTTCCGACGTTGGCGCAACGCCGCGCCGACGCTCTGGCTGCGATGATCGATGATCTGGCCCGTCGCCAGCTCGCTCCGTCGGTGCATGGTGATCGGCCCCGGGTGGTGATCGTGATCGATTACGAGCACTTGTTGGCCGGACTCCGATCCGGTGGAATGATCCTCGGGTCGGAGGAGACCGTCACCCCTGGGGAGGCCCGCCGGCTGGCCTGCGGCGCGGACCTGCTGCCGGCCGTGTTCGGTGGCCCGTCGACCGTCCTGGATCTCGGTCGAAGAGTGCGGTTGTTCACCGGCGCGCTGCGGCAAGCGTTGACCCTGCGCGACGGTGGCTGTGTCTTCCCCGGCTGCGATGTGCCACCGATCCGGTGCGAGGGACATCATCTGACACCTTGGTGGGCCGGT
Protein-coding sequences here:
- a CDS encoding HNH endonuclease signature motif containing protein, which codes for MSVGRSSVLDMTNGTFTAGAAGDAAPERSTVPDSFALGLLDGPSEDHPCWDEGSRWELELPDDPGDLVHTIAPPLTGVRQAVDRITSTQMWQLSDTELLERLDQLGGVADRLRGEQLRVIAETQRRRICEDQQGWTVADRITDTNRLRPRQGRALVRLAEQLERFPLIAAAIDSADLTVEQATAICTSLKNLPATADPVEVEGLQVELIIRAAEFPADALRRLTNRLIEQLEPDTVDERLDAQLEAEERRARRDRYLTWRHGAHGSINFHGRLPAVAGEAFIGQLDAYEKQALAKGLDHRIDPDTEVPTLAQRRADALAAMIDDLARRQLAPSVHGDRPRVVIVIDYEHLLAGLRSGGMILGSEETVTPGEARRLACGADLLPAVFGGPSTVLDLGRRVRLFTGALRQALTLRDGGCVFPGCDVPPIRCEGHHLTPWWAGSETNLSNGVLLCTHHHHLVEPDPTAPPGSRWTIRLDHRGLPEVIPPIRIDPRQRPRQHVRFTERSMRQRR